The nucleotide sequence TTGTAGAGCAAAGATTGTATATGAGTACAAGAAGTAAGCTGAATGGATTGAAACTTCTAGGATtttgtgatgatgatattaaAGATTAAATTTTCCAGGAGAATGAAAAAACCCGGTTATTAAGAAACTAAAATGCACATTGAATATATGTACATAATATAAtattacaaaaaaaaagaattacAAAGAAGGAACCATCGGATATAAAACAATCTAGGTTATATTGCTACCACACTCTTTCAATATAGTTTGCTTTTCGTTTTACGTCAACAACTAAAACTCAAAACACTCTTTATAGAACACGGGTCGGAAATATAAAGTTACTCCGGTAGCCGTATATTCAGTTCACTTACCTTTATCTGAATGTATAACTCTCTTATATCCAAAGGACAAAGAGGGTAGGGTCAATAGTTGTCAACTTTTTCGCATCATTCATAGGCATTTAAAGGGTATCTTGTTTGTTATCCAGGGTACGCTTCTGTTAGCCACGCAGTAGCGGAGTCCCCGCCAAAAACAGGCACTTTAAAACAGCATACGACTTTTTATTAAAGgtatataaaaaaaaatggcAACGATAAAAGAAACGAAATTGTTAAACTAATTCTTCTTGAACAATGGGTCCAATAAACCTTCAACTTGGTTAGTGATTCCCAAGTTGGCATCGTAATCAATAGCGAAGACGGAAACAGAAGTAGCACATTTAGTATGTTCCACAATCAAGTTTTCTGATGGTAATGAACAATCACCGTTGTTACAGACGGTAAGTGCTTGCCAGCTAGTTTGAGCCCATTCGAATGAGTTTGATGAAGCATTGTATTTCAAGTCAGCACCACTTGCATATTGACCAGTCAATCTAGTGAAAACCCATGCTGGGTCAGTACAAGATTCATTTTCATAACCAACTTTGGGGAAGTTGACATTCAATCCAACACCAAGAGGTAAAGCTCTTGAGTTATCACCTTGagctttgaaaatttggtCAACAAATTCGGTAACTTTGTTAGCGTAGATGGTTGATGGTTCACTGGTATCGttcaaatccaatgaaTCTTTAAAGAATGAGTTGTTGGAGTTGGATCCACTGAAAGCAACAGCTGGGTATCCTCTGTACACCGAATTGTAAGTGGCACCAACAGTTCCTGACAAAGTAAACATTCCAGGAGACAAGTTTGTACCTTCATTTGGACCAGCAACAACTAAATCAATAGAGGCGTTGTTAAATTTCTCTGGAATAACATATTGCAAAccaaaagcaattgatgaagctggAGTACCATTGAAGTACCAAATATgatcatcttcttcttcgtgACCCCATGACGGAGAACCAGCTGGCGGGTATTTAAATTCACCATCAGTTTGTAAAGTTGGAGAAGTTGGAATATCGAATTTACCACCGAAACCAGATCTTTGTGAAACTGGAGCAACTAACCACACTTCATGACCAGcttctttcaacttgtaGTAAGTGGCTCTAATGTTGGTTGCTTGCCATCCATCATCGTTACTCAAGATGATATTTTTAGCAATAACAGCAGTAGCGAggaacaaaagaattgattggGTCAAGAATTGCATCTTTGGTGGTTGAGGTTTGTTGAAGTAGAAGACGAAAAGACGGAAGCTGGGAATCTTTGGTATGTGAAAAGGTGGAATTTTGGTCCGGTATTTATAATCTCGACATTCAACCCTCCCCCATCATGGAAAGCACATAATTagcttttgaaatttttcacacACACCCGAGTAAGTATAATATGAACTTCTATAGTAAATATGTTCTCAGTGATGCCGTTCCATTAGAAAACAATAGTAAATTAAGCGGGAcctttattgttttaaactttttttgCACATTGGGAACCAGAACACAAAACCGcataatttatcaacagaattaatttaatttattttttgtaaACAACAACGTGGGCCGCTAATGATAGCACCGTTTAATTAGTTACAAACGGGCAAACAAGAATGGGCCAATTGTTTGCCCAAGCTATCTATTGCTATTACGAGGTTGCGGGTACAGGCTACCACAAAAATGGTAAGATTCAGCCTAATTAGCAGGGCTAAGAAAAGCTCTTGAATATGCCAATCAGTTCGTGCAAGAAACCCAGAAGCTGCTCCATTTGGCTTTCACTGAGTAAAATTCCTAATATTAGTCGAACTACAGtgacaagaaaatattAGATGCTCAGATTGGAGCCCAATTAGAAAAGCGGTATACTTTGGACGCAAATTAAACGCCATACTTTCACAAAACCAACCAATTTAGCAAACATTCCTTATAAACGTGTGTGTTGCCAACctt is from Candida orthopsilosis Co 90-125, chromosome 1 draft sequence and encodes:
- a CDS encoding Pho100 inducible acid phosphatase codes for the protein MQFLTQSILLFLATAVIAKNIILSNDDGWQATNIRATYYKLKEAGHEVWLVAPVSQRSGFGGKFDIPTSPTLQTDGEFKYPPAGSPSWGHEEEDDHIWYFNGTPASSIAFGLQYVIPEKFNNASIDLVVAGPNEGTNLSPGMFTLSGTVGATYNSVYRGYPAVAFSGSNSNNSFFKDSLDLNDTSEPSTIYANKVTEFVDQIFKAQGDNSRALPLGVGLNVNFPKVGYENESCTDPAWVFTRLTGQYASGADLKYNASSNSFEWAQTSWQALTVCNNGDCSLPSENLIVEHTKCATSVSVFAIDYDANLGITNQVEGLLDPLFKKN